Proteins from one Triticum aestivum cultivar Chinese Spring chromosome 7A, IWGSC CS RefSeq v2.1, whole genome shotgun sequence genomic window:
- the LOC123148326 gene encoding nudix hydrolase 2 codes for MAAHSLSTPLTTRAPLLRLLRRRRGLALSAAPPRLPVCSAPPRHRRSALFLGLGGAGGRHRSGLVSRTMSASIYSTKVDAESAMTTNGRDVELLPFVNDKHEGVIIEMTTPMDPQVFSASLKSLLSKWREQGKRGVWIKLPISLANLIQSAVEEGFWYHHAEETYLMLAYWLPNTPHTLPVNATHRVGVGAFVMNDKREVLVVQEKSGVLKGSGIWKFPTGVVEPGEDINIGVVREVKEETGVDAEFVEVLAFRQSHKAYFEKSDLFFVCILRPHSFDITKQESEIEDAQWMPVEEFAAQPFVQKHELVKYILEVGLAKTDKEYAGFSPISIKSAFSEKQSLFYMNRRDLEKASGPIINTQKDS; via the exons ATGGCCGCCCACTCGCTCTCCACCCCCCTCACCACGCGGGCGCCTctgctccgcctcctccgccgccgccgcggcctagCCCTCTCCGCAGCGCCGCCCAGACTCCCCGTCTgctccgcgccgcctcgccaccgTCGCAGCGCTCTCTTCCTCGGACTCGGAG GTGCGGGTGGAAGACACAGAAGTGGGCTGGTGAGCAGAACCATGTCGGCTTCCATATATTCGACAAAGGTGGACGCCGAATCGGCAATGACCACAAATGGAAGAGATGTGGAGCTGCTACCATTCGTGAATGACAAACATGAAGGTGTCATTATTGAGATGACCACCCCAATGGATCCACAAGTTTTTTCAGCTTCCTTGAAATCTTTGTTGTCGAAATGGAGGGAGCAG GGAAAAAGAGGTGTGTGGATAAAATTGCCAATCAGCCTTGCCAACCTTATCCAATCAGCTGTAGAG GAAGGATTCTGGTACCAtcatgcagaagaaacttacctaATGCTTGCGTACTGGCTCCCGAACACGCCTCATACATTGCCTGTAAATGCTACTCATCGTGTGGGCGTTGGAGCTTTTGTAATGAATGACAAAAGAGAG GTATTGGTTGTCCAGGAAAAAAGCGGTGTACTTAAGGGCTCTGGTATATGGAAATTTCCAACTGGAGTTGTTGAACCA GGAGAAGATATTAACATTGGAGTTGTAAGAGAAGTGAAAGAAGAGACAGGG GTTGATGCAGAATTCGTCGAGGTACTTGCCTTCAG GCAGAGCCACAAAGCTTATTTTGAAAAATCAGATCTATTTTTTGTGTGCATCCTAAGGCCACATTCCTTCGACATTACTAAGCAAGAGTCTGAAATCGAGGATGCTCAG TGGATGCCGGTGGAGGAATTTGCGGCACAACCATTCGTCCAGAAACATGAACTGGTGAAGTATATTCTCGAGGTTGGCCTGGCTAAGACCGACAAGGAATACGCAGGATTTTCACCAATCAGCAT